The Toxorhynchites rutilus septentrionalis strain SRP chromosome 3, ASM2978413v1, whole genome shotgun sequence genome includes a region encoding these proteins:
- the LOC129778588 gene encoding zinc finger protein 260-like isoform X2, which produces MEEFCRICSRADDFRSFVLTTVSQATDVKIDDMLIYCTQLEISPNDGLPKRICADCLTVLNASYAFRKLCYRSDEEFRQLIKNSSPESEFEFIPAELDQKIEFEDHKSEPIQECRSEISIKDEVIELEDFCDTTVNASAIEDVVVPNETTIGDTLDAPSVHLNDTDNQPMETSPNPVYKYICKECDYTSLVHYNFRRHQKIQKHSAFDEVLTEKSAKNKQELKKEKSGGRQNIYKCVDCKFQTHCHLNFKRHQKVWKHSNVTTLDSVISEASPKKFDCPHCGQTRASYYSLKSHMKKTCVPLKESKQFEDEPEAQSDSSERDEQVEQAATEESYKKRSVSFPEAISTKSEVQPFMFKCEFCNYSSAKNGNLIKHHAAMCRDSTYLDETQTPDKFFGDNIKKIISDSSVIEELLNKTGQPLFPKKYIFANHDTTSTCMPPVKLINFVTEYENCLLVTMRGVRCCGCSIFFENSLTLAEHCKQAHPRWNTWLLKDGLSCDDCKIIFYRHDSQDYHNMVKKSDRLFVCTLCEKVIVSYTAWFSHYSKHAVENAMRWKQPEKNRYSCKTCGSLLLTESSLKMHRYNGCQEIQSKPIGDNKKRWLLPFQCDFCNYSCIRKFSLQQHHLLRCKHNIYVNENTIPNVMLEGNPKRIITELTEIMKLRFKSGECYLRSLYFQPTTKKSSTDRALHINPPQS; this is translated from the exons ATGGAAGAGTTTTGTCGTATTTGCTCCCGTGCCGATGATTTCCGAAGTTTCGTGTTGACGACGGTCTCACAAGCCACCGATGTTAAAATTGACGATATGTTAATTTACTGCACACAGTTAGAG ATTTCGCCAAACGATGGTCTACCGAAACGCATATGTGCCGATTGTTTGACTGTATTAAACGCGTCGTACGCATTTCGAAAACTATGCTATCGTTCCGATGAGGAGTTTCGGCAACTGATCAAAAACTCTTCACCGGAATCCGAATTCGAGTTTATCCCTGCTGAGCTAGATCAGAAGATTGAATTTGAGGATCATAAATCTGAACCAATTCAAGAATGTCGCTCAGAAATATCCATCAAGGATGAAGTTATTGAATTGGAGGATTTCTGCGATACTACTGTTAATGCTTCAGCGATAGAAGATGTTGTGGTCCCGAATGAAACAACGATTGGGGATACACTGGATGCCCCTTCCGTCCATCTGAATGATACCGATAATCAGCCCATGGAAACTTCCCCAAATCCTGTTTATAAGTATATATGCAAAGAATGTGATTACACTTCGCTTGTGCATTACAACTTCCGAAGGCATCAGAAAATTCAGAAGCACTCTGCTTTCGATGAGGTACTCACTGAAAAGTCTGCCAAAAATAAACAggaattaaaaaaagaaaaatctggCGGGAggcaaaatatatataaatgtgtCGATTGCAAGTTTCAGACTCACTGCCATCTCAATTTCAAACGTCATCAGAAAGTGTGGAAACATTCCAATGTTACTACTCTCGATTCTGTTATATCTGAAGCCAGCCCTAAAAAGTTTGACTGTCCGCATTGTGGACAGACTCGTGCCTCGTACTACAGTTTGAAGAGCCATATGAAGAAAACATGTGTGCCACTGAAGGAAAGCAAACAGTTTGAAGACGAACCCGAGGCTCAAAGTGATAGTTCGGAAAGGGATGAGCAAGTAGAACAAGCGGCAACTGAAGAAAGCTATAAGAAACGTTCAGTTTCCTTCCCTGAAGCCATTTCAACCAAAAGCGAAGTTCAACCGTTCATGTTCAAATGTGAATTCTGTAACTATTCCTCAGCCAAAAACGGAAACCTAATAAAGCATCATGCAGCGATGTGCAGAGACTCG ACGTACCTCGATGAAACTCAAACCCCTGATAAATTCTTTGGTGACAACATCAAGAAGATAATAAGCGATTCGAGTGTGATAGAGGAATTATTGAATAAAACGGGACAG cctttatttccaaaaaaatacatttttgcaaATCATGATACAACCAGTACGTGTATGCCTCCGGTAAAATTAATTAACTTTGTTACGGAATACGAAAACTGTCTGCTGGTAACGATGCGCGGCGTTCGGTGTTGCGGATGCAGCATATTTTTCGAGAACAGCCTCACCCTTGCTGAGCATTGCAAGCAGGCTCATCCACGATGGAACACGTGGCTTCTGAAAGATGGTCTAAGTTGCGATGATTGCAAAATCATTTTTTACCGACACGACAGCCAGGATTATCATAATATGGTCAAGAAATCGGATAGGCTATTCGTTTGTACTCTTTGTGAAAAGGTGATTGTCAGCTACACAGCCTGGTTTAGCCACTACAGTAAACATGCTGTTGAGAACGCCATGCGGTGGAAACAACCGGAAAAAAACAGGTATTCCTGCAAAACGTGTGGTAGTCTCTTATTGACTGAAAGTTCCCTTAAAATGCACCGGTATAACGGGTGTCAGGAAATTCAGAGTAAACCAATTGGCGACAACAAAAAACGATGGCTGTTACCATTCCAGTGCGATTTTTGCAATTATTCGTGCATCAGAAAATTCAGCCTTCAACAGCATCATTTGCTTAGATGTAAGCACAAT ATATATGTGAACGAAAATACGATACCAAATGTGATGCTCGAAGGTAACCCAAAAAGGATTATCACGGAACTAACAGAAATAATGAAACTCAGATTCAAGTCAGGAGAG TGTTATCTCCGTAGCCTCTATTTCCAACCGACTACGAAGAAAAGCTCTACGGACAGAGCGCTACATATCAACCCCCCGCAAAGTTGA
- the LOC129776272 gene encoding uncharacterized protein LOC129776272 yields the protein MENYCRVCLRSDEFKKVHLTTVSQIGDMRIDDMIAFCTQLEVNTEDSLPQQICIECMAALNSTFVFRKQFYRSDTTLREMFKRLACEPCLVPVRDSDVLPQVPIASDDLNKITIKQDFSEEDECLTMIEYDESLAIDANEILPSQDPKKTDSRTKKRYVCEDCGYNTSLANNFNRHKKRRRDCAFEKQARILRSQRDLLRKKPRLSEMRDFFCEECEYITKRKANLQRHQQTFHPYAVNDALSDILEQTVQNIDPVSNNSEACCGPKLDEPKEADFLSNDADASQGPKETVQNDTSLPDELKTAFESIDTVTCYAPVLNDIPVTSGKGRVVHVCKKCGYSTSKSHNLSRHQNVRQHTHFGRITITIPEDKSHEKSSDTLRTAFFCEDCGYQNYSHSIFNRHQASWKHTNFHTFQKYFPRKRAASEYVCPLCGEMCPSRVSLRRHTTKCWRTLYKEEDTEKQASDSDATRTDPAEQDTNTIFAKLDPTSVQKSLNINIDQTLPQIYDLSSLTQTTQDEINIKREFLEPDDCLDSAVNEYNESLATDLNEKETSGDTDEMKIVRVADSLANFKSLKIEQQNCASAKKSVSEIKDIFLRSMKSLSNNPKMRERRIYFCEVCGYNTVKKANFVRHQKALLHHSPESDKHDDSKYTVQYYAALLDETEESFGDPYSAQCEDSQLNDTHLIPERTIEKSSTQKRLQKGFYCEDCGYKNQSFANFIRHQASRNHTNSHTFNGLITRQRAFKPRKCVCPHCDGKCISRDSLKRHLMKCQVALKKAEMVRTDE from the exons ATGGAAAACTATTGCAGAGTTTGCCTCCGATCTGATGAATTTAAGAAGGTACACCTCACAACCGTATCGCAGATCGGTGATATGCGAATTGACGATATGATTGCATTCTGTACACAATTAGAG GTAAATACAGAAGACAGCCTCCCTCAACAGATATGCATCGAGTGCATGGCAGCACTCAATTCGACATTTGTATTTCGAAAACAGTTCTATCGTTCAGATACCACTTTACGCGAGATGTTTAAAAGGTTGGCGTGTGAACCATGTCTAGTGCCAGTGCGCGATTCAGATGTTCTTCCACAAGTACCAATCGCGTCTGATGATCTGAATAAAATAACAATCAAACAGGATTTTTCAGAAGAAGATGAATGTTTGACCATGATTGAATATGATGAATCTCTAGCAATAGATGCAAATGAAATATTGCCTTCCCAAGATCCGAAAAAGACGGACTCTCGAACTAAGAAAAGATATGTTTGTGAAGATTGTGGATACAATACATCTCTCGCTAACAATTTCAATCGGCACAAAAAAAGACGTCGAGATTGTGCGTTTGAAAAACAAGCTCGAATTTTGAGATCACAGAGAGATCTTCTTAGAAAGAAGCCCCGTTTATCGGAGATGAGAGATTTCTTTTGCGAAGAATGCGAATATATTACGAAGAGGAAAGCCAATTTGCAACGGCATCAACAAACGTTTCATCCGTATGCTGTGAATGACGCGCTTTCAGATATTCTGGAGCAGACTGTACAGAACATTGACCCGGTATCGAATAACTCGGAGGCATGTTGTGGACCTAAACTCGATGAACCGAAGGAAGCTGACTTCCTATCGAATGATGCGGACGCATCGCAAGGGCCGAAAGAGACTGTTCAGAACGATACTTCACTACCGGATGAATTGAAGACAGCCTTTGAATCGATCGATACGGTTACTTGTTATGCGCCTGTGTTGAACGACATTCCTGTAACAAGCGGAAAAGGCCGAGTTGTTCATGTATGCAAAAAATGTGGCTATAGCACAAGCAAGAGTCACAATCTTTCACGACACCAAAATGTGCGACAGCACACACATTTCGGAAGAATCACAATTACGATACCTGAGGACAAATCACATGAAAAATCCTCCGATACGTTGCGCACAGCATTCTTCTGTGAGGATTGTGGCTATCAAAATTATTCTCACTCGATATTCAACCGACATCAGGCATCCTGGAAGCATACCAATTTCCATACGTTCCAGAAATATTTTCCAAGAAAAAGAGCGGCAAGTGAATATGTGTGTCCACTTTGTGGTGAGATGTGTCCCTCTAGAGTTAGCCTAAGACGACATACCACAAAATGCTGGAGAACTTTGTACAAAGAAGAGGATACGGAGAAACAGGCATCTGATTCAGATGCCACTCGAACTGATCCCGCGGAACAGgatacaaatacaatatttgCAAAACTTGATCCGACATCAGTACAGAAATCATTGAATATCAATATCGATCAAACATTACCGCAAATTTACGACCTCTCTTCGTTGACACAAACAACACAAGATGAGATAAACATCAAACGAGAGTTTTTGGAACCAGACGATTGTCTGGATTCAGCGGTGAATGAATATAACGAATCTCTAGCGACAGatttaaatgaaaaagaaaCTTCCGGAGACACTGACGAGATGAAAATTGTTCGAGTTGCAGATTCACTTGCGAATTTTAAATCGCtcaaaatcgaacagcaaaatTGTGCATCAGCAAAAAAATCCGTTTCGGAAATAAAAGATATATTTCTGAGGAGTATGAAATCTCTTTCGAATAACCCAAAGATGAGAGAGCGGAGAATTTATTTCTGCGAAGTATGCGGATACAACACAGTGAAGAAAGCAAATTTTGTTAGGCATCAGAAAGCGCTCCTGCATCATTCTCCAGAGAGCGACAAGCATGACGACTCGAAGTACACTGTCCAGTACTATGCTGCGCTGTTGGATGAAACGGAGGAATCGTTTGGCGATCCTTATAGTGCTCAGTGTGAGGATTCTCAACTGAATGATACGCATTTGATCCCGGAACgtacaattgaaaaatcatccaCCCAAAAAAGATTGCAGAAGGGCTTCTATTGTGAGGATTGTGGCTATAAAAATcaatcttttgcgaattttatTCGACACCAGGCTTCCAGGAATCACACCAATTCCCACACGTTTAATGGACTTATTACGAGGCAAAGAGCGTTCAAACCAAGAAAATGCGTGTGCCCGCATTGTGACGGAAAGTGTATCAGCCGAGATTCCTTGAAGCGACATTTGATGAAATGTCAAGTTGCATTGAAAAAAGCAGAAATGGTGCGCACTGATGAGTAA